In a genomic window of Bordetella petrii:
- the murF gene encoding bifunctional UDP-N-acetylmuramoyl-L-alanyl-D-glutamate--2,6-diaminopimelate ligase MurE/UDP-N-acetylmuramoyl-tripeptide--D-alanyl-D-alanine ligase MurF: protein MSTVRPLAAAAADALAWLRARVAAGAHLRLDSRDVAAGDVFVACSGGSADGRAFIGQALARGAAAVLCQAPAPGDVATDARVRAVPDLRELLGELADDWYGRPSAALSVVAVTGTNGKTSCVQWVAQTLTDAGKPCGSIGTLGAMLPDGRTLGGELTTPDVLSMHRILAAMRAAGAQAVALEASSIGIEQGRLDGVRIAVAGFTNLTRDHLDYHGSMERYEQAKARLFQWPGLAAAVINADDAAGERLLRTLPRGLALGYTQQDVPTAFQARELQATAHGQVFTLATPDGEAQVVTSLLGRHNVSNLLLVAGVLYKLGWPLAQLARALAATRPVAGRLQVVSPLPLRALGATGRGPLVVVDYSHTPDSLARALAALRPVADARGGRLVCLFGCGGERDTGKRPEMGRIAADLADKITVSSDNPRGEDPAAIIAQIVAGIPRGARLQVEADRARAIMQTIWAADPDDVVLLAGKGHETYQDAGGVKLPFDDREWARLALLLPHAGALSTDTRSIGANEVFLALTGEQFDGHAYLAQAESAGACAAIVAHPVDGASLPQLVLGDTRQALQRIGAAWRARYSLPVIGVAGSNGKTTTKEMIAAILADWQGEAGRLATAGNFNNDIGVPLTLLRLRAQHRAAVIELGMNHPGEIAVLAALAAPSVALVTNAQREHQEFMHSVEAVAQENGASIEALPEDGVAVFPGDDPHCGIWEAQAGARRVLRFGLQPGLDVYAEQIDATPHDTRCRVVTPAGSADLVLPVAGLHNLRNALAAIAAALAAGAPLAGAVRALSAFSAVAGRMQRQTLDDGTILIDDTYNANPDSVRAAVDVLARLPAPRALVLGDMGEVGDNGPAMHREVGEYARQHGIDTLYTLGEASRDSAAAFGPGALACASVDEIVAALRGARPASLLVKGSRFMRMERVVKVLVTNNNKTTAERQGDPHAA, encoded by the coding sequence ATGAGCACGGTCCGTCCTCTCGCCGCCGCGGCCGCCGATGCGCTGGCCTGGCTGCGCGCGCGCGTGGCGGCCGGCGCACATTTGCGGCTGGATTCGCGCGACGTGGCGGCGGGCGATGTGTTTGTTGCCTGCTCCGGCGGTTCGGCAGACGGCCGCGCGTTCATCGGCCAGGCCCTGGCGCGCGGCGCGGCCGCGGTGCTGTGCCAGGCGCCGGCGCCGGGCGATGTGGCCACCGACGCGCGCGTGCGCGCCGTGCCCGACCTGCGCGAGTTGCTGGGCGAACTGGCCGACGACTGGTACGGCCGCCCTTCGGCTGCCCTGAGCGTGGTCGCGGTTACCGGCACCAATGGCAAGACTTCCTGCGTCCAATGGGTGGCCCAGACGCTGACCGATGCCGGCAAGCCCTGCGGCAGCATCGGCACCCTGGGCGCCATGTTGCCGGACGGACGCACGCTGGGCGGTGAACTGACCACACCGGACGTGCTGAGCATGCACCGCATCCTGGCTGCCATGCGCGCCGCCGGCGCCCAGGCAGTGGCGCTGGAGGCCTCGTCTATCGGCATCGAGCAGGGCCGGCTGGACGGCGTGCGCATTGCCGTGGCCGGCTTCACGAACCTGACGCGCGACCATCTCGACTACCACGGCTCGATGGAGCGCTACGAGCAAGCCAAGGCGCGCTTGTTCCAATGGCCCGGCCTGGCCGCGGCTGTCATCAATGCCGACGATGCGGCCGGCGAGCGCCTGCTGCGCACGCTGCCGCGCGGCCTGGCGCTGGGCTACACCCAGCAGGATGTACCCACGGCCTTCCAGGCGCGCGAACTGCAGGCCACGGCGCACGGCCAGGTGTTTACGTTGGCCACGCCCGACGGCGAAGCGCAGGTGGTGACGTCGCTGCTGGGCCGTCACAACGTATCGAACCTGCTGCTGGTTGCCGGCGTGCTGTACAAGCTGGGTTGGCCGTTGGCGCAGCTTGCCCGCGCGCTGGCCGCTACCCGGCCGGTTGCCGGCCGCCTGCAGGTGGTCTCGCCGCTGCCCTTGCGCGCCCTTGGGGCCACGGGCCGGGGGCCGCTGGTCGTGGTTGATTATTCCCATACGCCCGACTCGCTGGCTAGGGCCTTGGCGGCTCTGCGGCCGGTGGCCGACGCGCGCGGCGGCCGGCTGGTGTGCCTGTTCGGCTGCGGTGGCGAGCGCGACACGGGCAAGCGCCCGGAAATGGGCCGCATTGCCGCCGATCTGGCCGACAAGATCACGGTGTCCAGCGACAACCCGCGCGGCGAAGATCCGGCCGCCATCATCGCGCAGATCGTTGCCGGTATTCCGCGTGGCGCGCGCCTGCAGGTCGAGGCCGACCGCGCGCGCGCCATCATGCAGACCATCTGGGCCGCCGACCCGGATGACGTCGTCCTGCTGGCAGGCAAGGGCCACGAAACCTACCAGGACGCGGGTGGCGTCAAGCTGCCCTTCGATGACCGGGAATGGGCGCGGCTGGCTCTGTTGCTGCCGCACGCCGGGGCGCTGTCCACCGATACCCGCAGCATCGGCGCCAACGAAGTGTTCCTGGCGCTGACTGGCGAGCAGTTCGACGGCCATGCCTATCTGGCGCAGGCCGAGTCCGCTGGCGCATGCGCGGCCATCGTGGCGCATCCGGTCGATGGCGCGTCGCTGCCGCAGCTGGTGCTGGGCGACACGCGCCAGGCGCTGCAGCGCATCGGCGCGGCATGGCGCGCTCGCTACTCGCTGCCGGTGATCGGCGTGGCGGGCAGCAACGGCAAGACCACTACTAAAGAAATGATTGCAGCCATCCTGGCCGACTGGCAGGGTGAGGCGGGTCGCCTGGCCACGGCGGGCAACTTCAACAACGACATCGGCGTGCCTCTGACGCTGCTGCGCCTGCGCGCACAGCATCGCGCCGCGGTGATCGAGCTGGGCATGAACCATCCCGGCGAAATCGCGGTGCTGGCCGCTTTGGCCGCGCCCTCGGTCGCCCTGGTCACCAATGCCCAGCGCGAGCACCAGGAGTTCATGCATTCGGTCGAGGCCGTGGCGCAAGAAAATGGCGCCAGCATCGAGGCCCTGCCGGAAGACGGCGTGGCGGTGTTCCCTGGCGACGATCCGCACTGCGGCATCTGGGAAGCCCAGGCCGGCGCTCGCCGCGTGCTGCGCTTCGGGCTGCAGCCGGGGTTGGACGTTTATGCCGAGCAGATCGACGCCACGCCGCACGATACGCGCTGCCGTGTGGTCACGCCGGCTGGTAGCGCCGACCTGGTCTTGCCGGTGGCGGGCCTGCACAACCTGCGCAACGCGCTGGCGGCCATCGCCGCGGCCCTGGCCGCGGGCGCGCCGCTGGCCGGCGCCGTACGGGCGCTGTCGGCCTTCAGCGCGGTGGCCGGACGCATGCAGCGCCAGACGCTGGACGACGGCACGATACTGATCGACGACACCTACAACGCCAACCCGGATTCGGTGCGCGCGGCGGTGGACGTGCTGGCTCGGCTGCCGGCGCCACGGGCCCTGGTGCTGGGCGACATGGGCGAAGTGGGCGACAACGGGCCGGCCATGCATCGTGAGGTGGGCGAGTACGCCCGCCAGCACGGCATCGATACGCTGTACACGCTGGGCGAGGCCAGCCGCGACAGTGCGGCCGCATTTGGCCCGGGCGCGCTGGCTTGCGCGTCGGTTGATGAAATCGTGGCGGCGCTGCGTGGCGCGCGGCCAGCCAGCTTATTGGTGAAAGGTTCGCGCTTTATGCGCATGGAGCGGGTGGTGAAGGTGCTGGTGACCAACAATAACAAGACGACGGCCGAGCGCCAGGGAGATCCGCATGCTGCTTGA
- the mraY gene encoding phospho-N-acetylmuramoyl-pentapeptide-transferase, with protein MLLEIARWLSDDVRAIGVLEYITMRAVLACATALLIGLVAGPRVIRKLTEMKIGQAVRAYGPESHLVKTGTPTMGGALILIAVAISTLLWADWTNRFVWVVLLVTFGFGWIGWMDDYRKVVYRDPEGMPARQKFFWQATIGLVAAVYLAFAVSAPANTELWPLFKAWVSSGFAMPLPTRADLIVPFFKSVSYPLGVLGFVALTWAVIVGTSNAVNLTDGLDGLAIMPTVMVGSALGIFAYVVGRVDYSKYLLFPYIPGAAELMVLCAAIAGAGLAFLWFNAYPAQVFMGDVGALALGGALGTIAVIVRQEIVLFIMGGVFVVETLSVMMQVTWFKYTKRKYGQGRRIFRMAPLHHHFEVGGWKETQVVVRFWIISMMLVLIGLSTLKLR; from the coding sequence ATGCTGCTTGAAATCGCCCGTTGGCTGTCCGACGACGTGCGCGCGATCGGCGTGCTGGAATACATCACCATGCGGGCGGTGCTGGCCTGCGCCACCGCGTTGCTGATCGGCCTGGTGGCGGGCCCGCGCGTGATACGCAAGCTGACCGAAATGAAGATCGGCCAGGCGGTGCGCGCCTATGGCCCCGAGTCGCATCTGGTCAAGACCGGCACGCCCACCATGGGCGGCGCGCTGATCCTGATCGCGGTTGCCATCAGCACGCTGTTGTGGGCCGACTGGACCAACCGCTTCGTGTGGGTCGTGCTGCTGGTGACCTTCGGCTTCGGGTGGATAGGCTGGATGGACGACTACCGCAAGGTGGTCTATCGCGACCCGGAGGGCATGCCGGCCCGGCAGAAATTCTTCTGGCAGGCCACCATTGGCCTGGTGGCGGCGGTGTACCTGGCCTTCGCGGTTTCGGCGCCGGCCAACACCGAACTGTGGCCCTTGTTCAAGGCCTGGGTGAGCAGCGGCTTTGCCATGCCCTTGCCGACCCGCGCCGACCTGATCGTGCCGTTCTTCAAGTCGGTCAGTTATCCGCTGGGCGTGCTGGGGTTCGTGGCGTTGACCTGGGCGGTGATCGTGGGCACCAGCAATGCCGTGAACCTGACTGACGGCCTGGACGGCCTGGCCATCATGCCCACCGTCATGGTGGGCAGCGCGCTGGGCATCTTCGCCTACGTGGTCGGCCGGGTCGACTATTCCAAGTACCTGCTGTTCCCGTACATACCCGGCGCCGCCGAATTGATGGTGCTGTGCGCGGCCATCGCGGGCGCCGGCCTGGCGTTCCTGTGGTTCAACGCCTACCCGGCCCAGGTGTTCATGGGCGACGTGGGCGCGCTGGCGCTGGGCGGCGCGCTGGGCACTATCGCGGTGATCGTGCGGCAGGAAATCGTGCTGTTCATCATGGGCGGCGTGTTCGTGGTCGAGACGCTGTCAGTAATGATGCAAGTGACCTGGTTCAAGTACACCAAGCGCAAGTACGGCCAGGGGCGGCGCATTTTCCGCATGGCGCCGCTGCACCACCATTTTGAAGTCGGCGGCTGGAAAGAAACCCAGGTCGTCGTGCGTTTCTGGATCATCAGCATGATGCTGGTGCTGATCGGCCTTTCCACCTTGAAGTTGCGATGA
- the murD gene encoding UDP-N-acetylmuramoyl-L-alanine--D-glutamate ligase: MNSSETPRADAPLVLILGLGETGVAAARWCARQGAALRVADTRAEPGGLAAVRAALADAQVDYRLGCGEAFDAALLDGVSQLVLSPGLAPGQAPARDLLEQAAARGVEVVGEIELFARALAELAESRDYRPRLLTVTGTNGKTTVTALTRQLVEAGGMTVRAAGNIGPAALAALIDALDADDLPQVWVLELSSFQLETTRSLMADAAVVLNVTQDHLDWHGGMDAYAQAKARLLKMARVSIVNRDDPRVAGMVEALPAMDVRSFGRDLPELVGDMGLELGQGMAWLVACEPNDFDEPAPPARRKKDAPPPRRGAGRISRLMPLDALRIRGQHNGLNALAALQLARVLNIGWGPMLRALREYTGEPHRAEFVRTIGEVDYINDSKGTNVGATVAALEGLGQPVVLIAGGLGKGQDFSPLAPVVTRHARAVVLIGTDGPEIGRVLADTGVPCVAAQDMRDAVRRGAELAQPGDAVLLSPACASMDMFRNYPHRGAVFAEEVEDLARDRGEV, translated from the coding sequence ATGAACAGTTCCGAAACCCCTCGTGCCGACGCGCCGCTTGTCCTGATCCTGGGATTGGGCGAGACGGGCGTGGCTGCCGCGCGCTGGTGCGCCCGGCAAGGGGCTGCCCTGCGCGTGGCCGATACCCGTGCCGAGCCCGGCGGGCTGGCGGCCGTGCGCGCCGCGCTGGCCGATGCGCAGGTCGATTACCGCCTGGGTTGCGGCGAGGCCTTCGATGCCGCGCTGCTCGATGGGGTTTCACAATTGGTATTGAGCCCCGGCCTGGCGCCCGGGCAGGCGCCGGCCCGCGACCTGCTGGAGCAGGCCGCCGCGCGCGGCGTCGAGGTAGTGGGCGAGATCGAACTGTTTGCCCGCGCCCTGGCCGAACTGGCCGAGTCCCGCGATTACCGGCCGCGTCTGCTGACCGTGACCGGCACCAACGGCAAGACCACCGTCACCGCCTTGACCCGCCAGCTGGTCGAGGCCGGCGGCATGACAGTACGCGCCGCCGGCAACATAGGCCCGGCCGCGCTGGCCGCGCTGATCGATGCGCTGGATGCTGACGACCTGCCGCAGGTGTGGGTGCTGGAGCTGTCCAGCTTCCAGCTCGAGACCACCCGCAGCCTGATGGCCGATGCCGCTGTCGTGCTCAACGTGACGCAAGACCATCTGGACTGGCACGGCGGCATGGACGCCTATGCGCAGGCCAAGGCGCGCCTGCTGAAGATGGCGCGCGTCTCGATCGTCAACCGCGACGACCCGCGCGTGGCCGGCATGGTCGAGGCGCTACCCGCCATGGACGTACGCAGTTTCGGCCGCGACCTGCCGGAACTGGTGGGCGACATGGGTTTGGAGCTGGGCCAGGGCATGGCCTGGCTGGTGGCCTGCGAGCCCAATGATTTCGACGAACCCGCGCCGCCCGCGCGGCGCAAGAAAGACGCCCCGCCGCCGCGCCGCGGCGCCGGGCGCATCAGCCGGCTGATGCCGCTCGACGCGCTGCGTATCCGCGGCCAGCACAACGGCCTGAATGCCCTGGCGGCGCTGCAGCTGGCGCGCGTGCTGAATATCGGCTGGGGCCCGATGCTGCGCGCCTTGCGCGAGTACACCGGCGAACCCCATCGCGCCGAGTTCGTGCGCACGATTGGCGAGGTCGACTACATCAACGACAGCAAGGGCACTAACGTGGGCGCCACAGTGGCGGCCCTGGAAGGACTGGGCCAGCCGGTGGTGCTGATCGCGGGCGGCCTGGGCAAGGGGCAGGATTTCTCGCCGCTGGCGCCCGTGGTGACCCGCCATGCGCGCGCCGTGGTGCTGATCGGCACCGACGGGCCCGAGATCGGCCGGGTGCTGGCCGATACGGGCGTGCCCTGCGTAGCCGCGCAAGACATGCGCGACGCGGTGCGCCGTGGCGCCGAGCTGGCGCAGCCGGGCGACGCGGTGCTGCTGTCGCCGGCCTGCGCCAGCATGGACATGTTCCGCAATTACCCGCATCGCGGCGCGGTGTTCGCGGAAGAGGTCGAAGACCTGGCCCGCGACCGGGGAGAGGTGTGA
- the ftsW gene encoding putative lipid II flippase FtsW, with translation MSLIADLTASVNAVRPGRTRMRNYDAPLVLAATTLLLLGLLMVYSASIALADGPRYASYGRYYFVLRHGLFLCAGLMAGAVVLVVPMRVWQRLAMPGFMASLALLVLVLIPGVGHEVNGAHRWIPLGPLNFQPSELMKLAALLYAADYTVRKQEHMQAFSRGFLPMACALGGVGMLLLLEPDLGAFIVIVAIAVGILFLGGINGKYFSSLLAVLVSTFLALIWLSPWRRARLFAYLDPWNDANAYGSAYQLSHSLIALGRGEWLGVGLGASVEKLHYLPEAHTDFLMAVVGEELGFAGVLLVIMLFAVLVQRGFDIGRQAIAMERTFAGLVAHGVAIWFGVQAFINMGVCLGLLPTKGLTLPLMSYGGSGVVMNLCGLALMLRVDIENRIMMRGGRT, from the coding sequence ATGAGCCTGATCGCCGACCTGACCGCCAGCGTCAACGCCGTGCGCCCCGGGCGCACCCGCATGCGCAACTACGATGCGCCGCTGGTGCTGGCCGCCACCACGCTGTTGTTGCTCGGGTTGCTGATGGTGTATTCGGCTTCCATCGCGCTGGCCGACGGCCCGCGCTATGCCTCGTACGGCCGCTACTATTTCGTGCTGCGGCACGGCCTGTTCCTGTGCGCCGGACTGATGGCGGGCGCGGTGGTGCTGGTGGTGCCGATGCGGGTCTGGCAGCGGCTGGCGATGCCCGGCTTCATGGCGTCGCTGGCGCTGTTGGTGCTGGTGCTGATTCCCGGCGTGGGCCACGAAGTCAACGGCGCCCATCGCTGGATACCGCTGGGCCCCTTGAATTTTCAGCCGTCCGAACTGATGAAGCTGGCCGCGCTGCTGTATGCCGCCGACTACACGGTGCGCAAGCAAGAGCACATGCAGGCCTTCTCGCGCGGCTTCCTGCCGATGGCCTGCGCGCTGGGCGGGGTGGGCATGCTGCTGCTGCTCGAGCCCGACCTGGGCGCGTTCATCGTGATCGTGGCGATCGCCGTGGGCATCCTGTTTCTGGGCGGCATCAACGGCAAGTACTTCAGCAGCCTGCTGGCGGTGCTGGTCAGCACCTTCCTGGCGCTGATCTGGCTGTCGCCGTGGCGTCGCGCCCGCCTGTTCGCTTACCTGGACCCCTGGAACGACGCCAATGCGTACGGCAGCGCGTACCAGTTGTCGCACTCCCTGATCGCGCTGGGCCGTGGCGAATGGCTGGGCGTCGGCCTGGGCGCCAGCGTGGAAAAACTGCATTACCTGCCCGAGGCGCACACCGACTTCCTGATGGCGGTAGTGGGCGAAGAACTCGGCTTTGCCGGCGTGCTGCTCGTGATCATGCTGTTTGCCGTGCTGGTCCAGCGCGGCTTCGACATCGGCCGGCAGGCCATCGCCATGGAGCGCACGTTCGCCGGGCTGGTGGCGCACGGCGTGGCCATCTGGTTCGGCGTGCAGGCGTTCATCAATATGGGCGTGTGCCTGGGCCTGCTGCCCACCAAGGGGCTGACATTGCCTCTGATGAGCTATGGCGGCTCGGGCGTGGTGATGAACCTTTGCGGACTGGCCCTGATGCTGCGCGTGGACATCGAAAACCGCATCATGATGCGCGGAGGCCGCACATGA
- the murG gene encoding undecaprenyldiphospho-muramoylpentapeptide beta-N-acetylglucosaminyltransferase, whose product MNAPTVLIMAGGTGGHIMPGLAVADVLRERGWRVLWLGNPDKMEGRLVPPRGIDLVPMHFQGVRGRGVAAMLKLPFLLLRACSQAWGHLTRVRPDVVLGMGGYVAFPGGMMAALRGLPLVVHEQNAVAGTANRWLARLARRVLSGFPDVLPRGEVLGNPVRRDVCALPGPADRYAGRTGPLRMLVVGGSLGAHALNTTLPRALALIDPQARPQVIHQAGAQHQQSLREAYAQAGVPADCRDFIEDMADAMGQADLLVCRAGAMTVAEVAAAGVAALFVPFPHAIDDHQTANARFLSDAQAAWLCPQGELTPEWLADWLRQRTRPELLAVAERARQHARPQAAADIADVCEQAARRPS is encoded by the coding sequence ATGAACGCGCCCACCGTTCTCATCATGGCTGGCGGCACCGGCGGGCACATCATGCCCGGGCTGGCGGTGGCCGACGTGCTGCGCGAGCGCGGCTGGCGCGTGCTGTGGCTGGGCAACCCCGACAAAATGGAAGGCCGGCTGGTGCCGCCGCGCGGCATCGACCTGGTGCCCATGCATTTCCAGGGTGTGCGCGGCCGCGGCGTGGCCGCCATGCTGAAACTGCCGTTCCTGCTGCTGCGCGCCTGCTCGCAGGCCTGGGGGCATCTGACGCGCGTGCGCCCCGATGTGGTGCTGGGCATGGGCGGCTATGTGGCCTTCCCGGGCGGCATGATGGCTGCCCTGCGCGGCCTGCCTCTGGTGGTGCATGAGCAGAACGCCGTGGCCGGCACGGCCAACCGCTGGCTGGCCCGCCTGGCGCGCCGCGTGCTGAGCGGCTTTCCCGATGTGCTGCCGCGCGGCGAAGTGCTGGGCAACCCGGTGCGCCGGGATGTGTGCGCGCTGCCCGGACCGGCGGACCGCTATGCGGGACGTACGGGTCCGCTGCGCATGCTGGTGGTGGGCGGCAGCCTGGGAGCGCACGCTTTGAATACGACCCTGCCGCGCGCCCTGGCCCTGATCGACCCGCAGGCGCGTCCGCAGGTCATTCACCAGGCTGGCGCGCAGCACCAGCAGTCCTTGCGCGAGGCCTATGCTCAGGCCGGCGTGCCGGCCGATTGCCGCGACTTCATTGAAGACATGGCGGACGCCATGGGCCAGGCCGATCTGCTGGTGTGCCGCGCCGGCGCCATGACGGTGGCTGAAGTCGCCGCGGCGGGCGTGGCCGCGCTGTTCGTGCCGTTCCCGCACGCCATCGACGACCACCAGACCGCCAATGCGCGCTTCCTGAGCGATGCGCAGGCTGCCTGGCTGTGCCCGCAGGGCGAACTGACTCCCGAGTGGCTGGCCGACTGGCTGCGCCAGCGCACCCGGCCCGAACTCCTGGCGGTGGCCGAACGGGCGCGCCAGCATGCGCGTCCCCAGGCGGCGGCCGATATCGCCGATGTCTGCGAACAGGCAGCGAGGCGTCCATCATGA
- the murC gene encoding UDP-N-acetylmuramate--L-alanine ligase translates to MKHRIQHIHFVGIGGSGMSGIAEVLLNLGYTISGSDLQESAVTRRLAGLGAHVAIGHTAANVAGAGAIVTSTAVAGDNPEVIAARAAGIPVVPRAIMLAELMRLKRGIAVAGTHGKTTTTSLVASVLAAGDLDPTFVIGGRLTSAGANARLGQGEYIVVEADESDASFLNLLPVMAIVTNIDADHMDTYGHDVARLKSAFIEFTQRLPFYGSAVLCADDANVREIMPFVSRPITTYGLSPDAHVRGENVQADGTRMRFTVQRQDRATALPPLAIELNLPGLHNVRNALAAVAVATELGVPDEAIAQALASFKGVGRRFTQTGEFPVPAAHGGGTFTLIDDYGHHPVEMAATLAAARGAWPDRRIVLAFQPHRYTRTRDCFEDFVRVLGGADAVLLTEVYAAGEPPLVAADGRALARALRVAGRIEPVFVEDVADLPQAVLDFVRDGDVVVVMGAGSISKVPGLVGELA, encoded by the coding sequence ATGAAACACAGAATCCAGCATATTCATTTCGTCGGCATCGGCGGATCGGGCATGAGCGGCATTGCCGAGGTGTTGCTCAACCTGGGCTACACCATCAGCGGGTCCGACCTGCAGGAATCGGCTGTCACCCGCCGCCTGGCGGGCCTGGGCGCGCACGTGGCCATCGGCCACACGGCCGCCAACGTGGCGGGCGCTGGCGCCATCGTCACGTCCACCGCGGTGGCGGGCGACAACCCCGAGGTGATCGCCGCACGGGCTGCCGGCATTCCGGTGGTGCCGCGTGCCATCATGCTGGCCGAGCTGATGCGCCTGAAGCGCGGCATCGCCGTGGCTGGCACGCACGGCAAGACCACCACCACCAGCCTGGTGGCCAGCGTGCTGGCCGCCGGCGACCTGGACCCGACCTTCGTGATCGGCGGCCGCCTGACGTCGGCCGGCGCCAACGCGCGGTTGGGTCAAGGTGAGTACATCGTGGTCGAGGCCGACGAATCGGACGCCTCGTTCCTGAACCTGCTTCCGGTGATGGCCATCGTGACCAACATCGATGCCGATCACATGGACACCTACGGCCATGACGTCGCCCGGCTCAAGAGCGCGTTCATCGAGTTCACCCAACGCCTGCCGTTCTATGGCAGCGCGGTGTTGTGCGCCGATGACGCCAACGTGCGCGAGATCATGCCGTTCGTATCGCGGCCGATCACCACTTACGGACTGAGCCCCGACGCTCATGTGCGCGGCGAAAACGTGCAGGCCGACGGCACCCGCATGCGCTTCACGGTGCAGCGCCAGGACCGCGCCACGGCGCTGCCGCCGCTGGCCATCGAGCTGAATTTGCCGGGCCTGCACAACGTGCGCAACGCGCTGGCCGCGGTGGCCGTGGCCACCGAGCTGGGCGTGCCCGACGAGGCCATCGCCCAGGCGCTCGCCTCGTTCAAGGGGGTGGGGCGCCGCTTTACGCAAACCGGTGAATTTCCGGTGCCGGCTGCCCATGGCGGCGGCACGTTCACCCTGATCGACGACTATGGCCATCATCCCGTCGAGATGGCGGCCACCCTGGCAGCCGCGCGTGGCGCGTGGCCCGATCGGCGCATCGTGCTGGCGTTCCAGCCGCACCGCTACACCCGCACGCGCGATTGCTTCGAAGACTTCGTGCGCGTGCTGGGCGGCGCCGACGCGGTGCTGCTGACCGAAGTCTACGCGGCCGGCGAGCCGCCGCTGGTGGCGGCCGACGGCCGGGCGCTGGCACGCGCCCTGCGGGTGGCGGGCCGCATCGAGCCGGTGTTCGTCGAAGACGTGGCCGACCTGCCGCAAGCCGTGCTGGACTTCGTGCGCGACGGCGACGTGGTGGTGGTGATGGGTGCGGGCTCGATCAGCAAGGTGCCCGGCCTGGTGGGAGAACTGGCATGA
- a CDS encoding D-alanine--D-alanine ligase, producing the protein MNQSVTRPRPDAKALGKVGVLYGGRSAERDVSLMSGKGVHQALLSAGVDAHLFDTGERTLAELAAAGFDRVFIALHGRYGEDGTLQGALELLGLPYTGSGPMASSLSMDKIMTKRVWLQHGLRTPAFEVLDAQAELRTVPDRLGLPLILKPPHEGSTVGITKVAGYSDMKEGYAQAAKFDDEVLAEQFIAGRELTVAVLGTGAAAHALPVIEIVAPGGNYDYEHKYFSDETQYFCPADLPDAVAAEVADLAVRAYRALGCAGWGRIDFMLDADNRPWLLEANTSPGMTSHSLVPMAAKAIGMSYAELCVSIVSEAACKVHSPARNS; encoded by the coding sequence ATGAACCAATCCGTGACCCGGCCCCGTCCCGACGCCAAGGCGCTGGGCAAAGTGGGCGTTCTGTACGGCGGCCGGTCGGCCGAGCGCGACGTTTCGCTGATGTCGGGCAAAGGCGTGCACCAGGCCCTGCTGTCGGCGGGCGTGGACGCCCACCTGTTCGACACCGGCGAGCGTACGCTGGCCGAGCTGGCGGCGGCCGGGTTCGACCGTGTATTCATTGCGCTGCATGGCCGCTACGGCGAAGACGGCACCTTGCAGGGCGCCCTGGAGCTGCTGGGCCTGCCCTATACGGGTAGCGGGCCCATGGCCTCCAGCTTGTCCATGGACAAGATCATGACCAAGCGCGTGTGGCTGCAGCACGGCCTGCGCACGCCTGCCTTCGAGGTGCTGGACGCACAGGCCGAACTGCGCACCGTGCCCGACCGGCTGGGGCTGCCGCTGATCCTGAAGCCGCCGCACGAGGGTTCGACCGTGGGCATCACCAAGGTGGCGGGCTATTCCGACATGAAAGAAGGCTACGCCCAGGCCGCCAAGTTCGACGACGAGGTGCTGGCCGAGCAGTTCATCGCCGGGCGCGAACTGACTGTGGCCGTGCTGGGCACGGGTGCCGCGGCGCACGCGCTGCCGGTGATCGAGATCGTGGCGCCTGGCGGCAATTACGACTACGAGCACAAATATTTTTCGGACGAGACTCAGTATTTTTGCCCTGCCGACCTGCCCGACGCGGTGGCCGCCGAGGTGGCCGACCTGGCGGTGCGCGCATATCGCGCACTGGGCTGCGCCGGCTGGGGACGTATCGACTTCATGCTGGACGCGGACAACCGCCCCTGGCTGCTGGAAGCCAATACCTCGCCCGGCATGACGAGCCATTCGCTGGTGCCCATGGCGGCCAAGGCCATAGGCATGAGCTACGCCGAATTATGTGTATCCATTGTGTCGGAGGCTGCATGCAAAGTGCACAGCCCCGCGCGCAACTCTTGA